Within the Salvia hispanica cultivar TCC Black 2014 chromosome 4, UniMelb_Shisp_WGS_1.0, whole genome shotgun sequence genome, the region CTATTCAAAGAGGGCTGGGCTTCTCAATATACATAGTTaactctctttttttatttgatggaagcttcaatggagaaaaaatctCTTTGCAAAGGAAGAGACTTAGCTGGAGATCGTTTGCTTCTTGTGAATCGATGTAGGGATGTGAGAGTGTGGGCTTTGGCAATTCGCCTTTTCTTGTCTCTAAGTTTAATTTCTAGGTCAATCGACATCTTTTGTTGGAAGACGGGCTTGAAGAAACATAGTCCAATCATCCATACCAGGCCTAATCAAAGTCGACATTGAACATTTGCAATTTGAGCCCACTTTAACCTATATGCAAGGTGTTCGATGAAATGTGGTTCGATAACTGGTTAAACATCAAGCCGCGCATAAAGATCGCGATTACAAAATTTGCACAATTGCTTATTCATAAAAGTATATTACAAGAGTTAGTTATTATACAttcatatatacatgtatcaAGTAAAGTATTACCACAACCAAAGAGATCACGGAGATATATACTTACATACTGCAAGATACAGGCAACCTACCAAACCTCATCCTCTTATTGGCACAACCTGAAACCATTAAGGCAAAGCTTGCACATTGAGGGTGCAACGACAAAACAAACCAACTCTTAAGCACCTCTCTCGACTCCTCAACCTCTGCTGCTGCTTTAATCTATAATAACTTCACTTTACAAGCTGAAAAGTTGGTGTCAAAATCACAAGTATGCACATTTAACCAGCAAGTTATGCACTGCCCAAGTACAAGAAGCTTTCCTCAAGATCCGATCCTTCATAATCTCGATCTATGCTTCATGTTACGAAGTGGTGACCTCCTACGAACAGAAGCAAATGGCTCTCCATTTAAGGAGCCAGAGAATTTGATATCCCAGCCTTCTACGTTCTTTGGAACACAGGCATCAAAAAGAGCTTGGCCAAGGACACTATTAGCACTCAGACAAGGGGGACTTGATCGATGAGGTAATCTATCTCTGGTTTCCTGCGCTGTAGAACCAAACTCTCTGCTGTTTTGGTAACCTGATGAACTCGGCAAGAAAAAGTGGTCATTCGGTCCCACAGCAACTCTGCTGAAACTTTGATTTGAGTCAACTGCTGCATTCTGGAGGTCACATATCAAGTAAGAAATTCCATCATCCATATGGGACCTCTCCCCAAGTTTCTGAAGCTTTGCAGAGAAAATTGAAACTGCCTGCTCAAGAAACTCAGTTACAGCAGTTGTATATTGTACCGATTGATGCTTGTAGCGACCTGATACGAGGCAAACAATAATGAGGACAGAACccataacaaaattacaaacagAATAACCCCCACAATGTTTATAGTGATGAGATTAGTAGTAAGAAACCAGCTTTAAACATACATAAAAAACTGGGGAGCATAGGATGTCTTCTCCAGATACAAGAAAACTTATTGGAATATCGTGTACAGACAAGGAGAATAACTCGAATAAATACCACACCACAAATTAATATCTAGAACCAAGGACATAAACCTTAATTGATCTCAAACTTTTATAGACACGACTAAAACGAATACCAGCTTATCATTTTCAAGTAATGGCATAGGAGATGTAGAACAGTAGAAGGGAATCGAAACTTTAAACATAAGGGAAAGATTAAGACTGACCTATGTGAACAGATGTATCGCACTTCATAACTTTCACATCGGCCCCTAAATCCTGCAGATTCTGAGCAAAGTTGGACAAAGTTGAACAtgtagccacatcatcattttgtgaaaataaaatgagaaaagggGCTCCCAATCCCTACATGAGTAACAGAGGTAAGAACAAGAGGATCAAAAGCATTTGTGAgacattaaaacaaaaactgAAACAACTAAAAGATCGCTTAATTGGGAGAACAGTTGAAACTTACAACTGATGAATACAGGGATTTCCAGTACTCTGCACGCTGTGAACCAAACCTGGTTATAAATAAAGCATCCAAACTTGAAGTAACACCTTTTGCAAATAATGATACTAGTTTTGACGATCCAGGCATTCTGAAGATAGAGCGGTGCAAAGCAAATCGAGCACCCAGGTCCTTAGTGAATTCAATAGGATCAGAATCATAGATCTGGCCTGAAATGCAGTTTGCAAGTATTCTACTATCCTCCTAAACATAACAAAGACAATCATCAGTATAATGTTTACTTATCCACCAgtaacaataaatttattagatgTTTGGTTGCAAAATTACCAGGCTCAGCTCCACATCAGAACATCCTTCTATAATCTgcaaaataaagaagagaaCTTGTTATATCAAGAAAATGCATTGCATTCCTCACAAACatagttttaagaaatgctaAGCATAACATAATACTGGTGCCTAAGTGCCTAACCAGTGCTTTATGTGATTTGATTTTCTATTAAGTACCTGAAGTAATTTATACAAGCAAGCTTTTGAACCACCGGAAAAGGATGCAAGAACAACAGGACATATTCCACGCCTAAGTTCCTGTGTGTAAAAACAGAGAATAATCATCAAATGAGCAACAAAAATTGCATGAGGCAGTGCAACCCAAATGTACATACTACTAAATGGAACAACGTATTATGATTTGTATAAGCACGGACATACTTTACAATCTAACAACAAATTCTTTTCATCTAATCATACTAATACAGATCCCACACTCTGAAATAAGAATAAGAGCATTGCTTCGGAACTCTCAAGCCGTGCAGCATATTGGTAATACCTCTGCCTTTGTTAGAGTGAGAAACCAGGGTAAGAATCACAATACCACTTGTCTCAACTCGAAGAAAAGGGCATTGCTTAGGATCatcttttatttacttttttctttaaagCTGCGTGAAGAAAGATGATAGGGTAACACAAACCTTAACAAGCTCATCAAGGACAGAAAACGCCAGTGATGTAGCTCTATCTGGAATAAACCTGTAGAAAGATAGCAGACGGTATCAATGGAAATACCAGTCACAGATCACAAAGAACAACGGAGTAAGTATCGATTCTATTAAGCATCCTGCAGCCACATATCTGAACTactttaatagtattaatcaaTCACGGggacaaaacacaaaaaatttggagctaaaatttcaatttggtACCCATGGAAGGTACAGCTCAACTCTGAAGTTGTGTCGGCCATAAAATTCATACACTAGCCAGCTAGCTAACCACTATAACAAAATTACTCTTAGAAATTCTCTAATCAccactaattcattctacTGCATACTCAAATGTAATGACTAAACACCTCAGGAACTAGCAATTTCATTTACAGTTATATCCGAGATACACATCTTCAACCTGCTGCAATCACTTCGCACAGCAACACAAACACAACTGAAGTGATTACAGAACGCTACAATTCGCAACTCAgccaataaaatattaagctCGTGAACCGTAAAGGCACAAAGCTTCAAACACAACCACAATTATCTAACGAACTGCAaaacacattaattttattttaaaagacaaATAGAtgtttataatgaaaaaattttacGGATTGAGATAATCGGCGCGGGAAACGAGACAATTCCATCCAAGAGAAGAGTAGAGAGCTAGGAAATCCTTCAATTGAACATCGCCAAGCGAAACCCACGCAAAAACCACGACTATCCCCTTCACTTTGCATTCTTCTCCGCGATTCCGCACCCAATACAATTTACCGCCGCTGCTCATCCTCACTAAAGCCTCcaatttgtcaatttttattGGTAAAAATTTGCAGAAAATTGAGGGTTTGGTCTGTGAACCGAAATTGGGAAATGGTTGAGTTGATGGTGGTGAATGGCCGACTAGGATTGCGTATTGACAGCTCAGACGATGCGCATGCGCACCATGGCGCATTTTAGGATATTCTATCGGCAATCCTGCGCCACGTCCTCAGCCAATGTGATCCACTCTGAGAAAATGCTATTGGGCTAATCTTTAGTGGGTCTTCAAAATAAAGCCCAACTAAATAAAGTAGATTAGTAATGCATATTCCCTCTTCCGTATACATCTGTAACaccaattttaattcaaaaataaaagagaagagGGGAAAAGATTGTGAAATTAATGTTAGTTGCTAGTGGGttcatattat harbors:
- the LOC125223894 gene encoding uncharacterized protein LOC125223894; protein product: MSSGGKLYWVRNRGEECKVKGIVVVFAWVSLGDVQLKDFLALYSSLGWNCLVSRADYLNPFIPDRATSLAFSVLDELVKELRRGICPVVLASFSGGSKACLYKLLQIIEGCSDVELSLEDSRILANCISGQIYDSDPIEFTKDLGARFALHRSIFRMPGSSKLVSLFAKGVTSSLDALFITRFGSQRAEYWKSLYSSVGLGAPFLILFSQNDDVATCSTLSNFAQNLQDLGADVKVMKCDTSVHIGRYKHQSVQYTTAVTEFLEQAVSIFSAKLQKLGERSHMDDGISYLICDLQNAAVDSNQSFSRVAVGPNDHFFLPSSSGYQNSREFGSTAQETRDRLPHRSSPPCLSANSVLGQALFDACVPKNVEGWDIKFSGSLNGEPFASVRRRSPLRNMKHRSRL